The Apium graveolens cultivar Ventura chromosome 10, ASM990537v1, whole genome shotgun sequence nucleotide sequence TTTACTTCGAGACTTATAATAGCATTACGAGCATCTTCATTTGGATTTTTGTATAGACCATTGCATTATATTAAGTTGGTTTGGTAGAATACCGAAGTTTTTTTAACATATCAGCTGCTGGGTATTGCTAGATTCTTTCTCTTTTGATTAAATATTTCCGAGAAACTTTTTCATTGTAAATGCCTTTTCTGGTCTATTTATTTTAGAATGCAAGGGTAAGCAGAACCTTGGAAACCAAACTGAGGTCAATATTTTGTCAGCGCCATCAGATATTGTGGGTGGGGAACCATATATGACAGAAGAGTCCACCAGAAAGGTGACTCTAACAAAAGCAATTTTTGGCCCTAAGAAAATCCACAAGAAACCAAAGTGCAGTCATAAAGGCTCATCACCGCATAAAAGATGTTCCTTACCAAAAGGTAAGATTGAAGTTCTGGAAAAAAAGGGGTCTTTACTTCTGTTGGGAAAAAAGGGTCTGGAAAAAAAAGGTTCCCGTTATACTCATTCAACTCCTGGTCTTTGCTCGGGAAAAACCTCTCTTGAAACTTTTCGTGAAGGTGTGATTGCATTCTCACAGCGCCAGATGCATGATATAGAGTCTATAGCAGTGAAACTTATGACCGAATTGAATTCAATGAAGGACATCATGGAACAAAAAAAATTCGATGACGCGGACCGCTGTACATCTATGAAAAATGATGCAGTAGAGGTATGACCGGCTAGAAACATCCTTACTTCTTATTTAGCAATTTTTAGCAGTTCAATCTATATAAGTTCTGCATGTCGGATGCGGTATACAGATTTAAGCGTGGACATATTTTAATGGTCATTATTGGGTTTTTTTCTAATGTTAACTTTAAGACCCTATATGTGAAATGCACAACAGCTTATTGAGAACAACAAACTAAAACAGATTGATGTATTGTGCAATACCTCTTTTTCTTTGATGCAGCAgatactagtttctgaacatATATTTTTGAATTCCATAATTATAAGATAGAGGTAAAGTGATCTATATTCTATAAAGAAATTGAAGATGAAGTTTGATCATTCCTAATAACATTGTTGTCTTTTGGAGTATTTTTTGGCTTGATATTATACCTTAAAAAGTCTTGTTTGTTTTCAGATATTTGGTTGGTAGGTATAAACTTTGCTGATTTTGGGTTGTTGTAGTGAACCtctatgatttataattattatcCC carries:
- the LOC141693293 gene encoding uncharacterized protein LOC141693293, producing MTEESTRKVTLTKAIFGPKKIHKKPKCSHKGSSPHKRCSLPKGKIEVLEKKGSLLLLGKKGLEKKGSRYTHSTPGLCSGKTSLETFREGVIAFSQRQMHDIESIAVKLMTELNSMKDIMEQKKFDDADRCTSMKNDAVEVKLAIKNVERVEKKTKKWLSMMTRDCHRFCKIMSEPQRSMGVAATARENILHKKRKRISFADEAGGLLCHVKYFSS